The genomic stretch TCAGGCTTGATCATTCAtgagagcattaaaaaaaaaaaaaaaagtttcaggttGCTTTTTATTCAGAGGAGCGATTTGGTAATAAGTCACCAGGCGGCTTCTCAACTGTTTTCCACCTCTGTGCCTTAGAGAGGCAAAGTTGTTTGGGCCGATTTCCTGCTGTAGGCTGCAAGGTTCTATTGATGTGTGTTCCAGGGAGCGGCTTGGagctctccaaaaaaaaaaaaaatacgcgTTTTCTGGAAACCGGCTAGGGTCTGTATAAATGGTAGCATTCAGGAGGGACGTTCGGACACATGGTCTTCAGGCTGGGCAGCCTGCTGGAGAGACCCCACTGGGGATTCAGCGCTCTCGGCCGGGAACAAAATGCCTTTGAGTGAGAGCGGAGggcaccccccccgccccccgctccGAGAAAGCCAGGGGTGTTATTTTGGGGGAGTGGTTGTTAGGTgggtggaaggggaggaggggaggaatcGGAGTAAACATTTCTTCCCGACCCCTCATAAAACCGGCAGCTGCCGCTGTCTGCAGGGTGAGTAGACTTTGggggatgtatttttttttctttttcatcctggGGTTGGAGGACAGCCACCAATCCTGTTTGTGTTCCATGCCAGACGTCCCCACCCTCACACCCTGTCGAGTGGAAACTCGGCCTTTCCTTGTGGCTGCATacgtgctcagtggctcagttgtgtccgactctctgccaccccacggactgtagccggccaggctcctctgtccatggaattctgaaggcaagaatactggagtgggttggcatgccctcctccaggggatcttccccacccagggatcgaacccatgtctcttatgtctcctgcattggcaggtgggttctttaccaccagcgccacctgggaagtcctaaatagatggatagatgttgttaatattaatagataataaTAGATGCATAGAGCATACATAAATATAGGTGATAGCTAAGTAGATGATAAGTATGTGGATAGATAGATGtcattaatattaatagataatgaTAAGATGCATAGAGGATATGTGGGTATCAAGATACGTAAGTAAGTAGATATATAGATGGACAAAGAaaggtaaagaaagtgaagtccctcagtcgtgtccgactctttgcgaccccctggactgtagcccaccaggctcctccgttcatgggatttttccaggcaagactactggagtggggtgccatttcctagaCGGATGTTATTAATGTTAACAGATGATGATAGCTAGGTAGATGATTAGATAGACAGCCATCTCTGGAGCTGCAGACTTGAGTTCTGAGTTTTCCCTGTCGGTAATAACTCATGGCCGAGACGCCAGGAATCCTCATCTTCTCCTTAATCCAAGAAGAACCCCAGCCAGGGGTAGACAGGAGGCCCTTGGGCAGGTGGGCACTCACCCCAGCAGAATGTCAAGGTTAAAACAGGAAAACGGGCCCAGGAATACTGGGTCCTGCTATTCTTTCCGGGGTGACTTTGTCTTTGGAGGCGGGGAGGGCGCGGGGGCCACAGGGGAGCGCCATCTGGCCTTTGAGAACTGAGCTGTGTGTGTTCCAGCCCCAGACCAAACGCTGCGAATGTTAATTTCTGTCGCCAGCTCGGGAGCCAAGGCCCGGATCTCCTGATCCCCTTGGTTTCGTCCTGGCGGCCAGGGGACCTCAGAATCAAGCGGTTTAAAATTCCCTGTGAACGTCCACATCACGCGTTCTTCGCACTTGGAACTGCCGTGAGTCTCATCAGCTGTTGGAGTTTCTTTCCCTGCTGTGGAGACCCTGGGGAAACGGGATTTTTGGTGAATGAAACAGTCTTCTTTTCCCTTCTGAAGCCCGTCTCCTTGGCTTCATACACCCTTGAGTTGAAGTCTTGCCAACGACTGGGGCGTGTGCGATTTAATTAATGGGTCTGGCGGTTCCCTTTTGAGAGCCCGGTTCTTTTGGCAAAGTGGGGGGGAATCCTCGTGGTAACTCGGATCAATCCGAGTGTTGTTTCTACCTTGGCTTTGTCTTCACCCGAGACCTAAAAGTTTTGGCTGAGTTTTGAGACTTGAATGGAGAATCAAATAAGCGGTCTGAGCTAGGCACGTGTGTCGTGCTGGagcaaaaggaaattttattttttcagctgaaggatggttgatttacaatatcgtgttgttttcagcaaagtgattcagttataaatatgcACGAAAATTGAAAATTCttgtggggctttccaggtggtgctagtggtaaagaatctgcctgccagtgtaggagaccagggcttgattcctgagtcaggaagatcccctggagaaggaaatggcaacccactccagtattcttgcctcgagaatcccagggacagaggagcctggtgggctgcagtccatggggtcgcaagaattggacacggctgagcatatattcatgtatatatcgTGTATATGTCTATATCTAGATATACTTGGTTATAGatgtttttatacatatatgtatatattcatatattttaatttttatatatgtgtgtggttttttttttttattttggagatcggggcatggcatgtgagatcttagatccccagaccagggattgaacccatgtcccctgcaaagCAAAGAACATAGtgttaactgctggaccactagggaagtccctccgtattcttttttttttttaattctttgccaTTATAGGTAATTAGAAGatatagagttccctgtgctatacagtaggtctttgttgcttatttattttatatacagtgtcTGTTTGTATATAAGCAGAGTATATGAATAAAATTTCCTGGTGTATATAAACAGATAGTATATACAAACTTAGATCTATTCATCAGCACCAGGAAATTTTAATCACAGTCTGCTTGATTTAGTGTCATATTTAGTGTTTGCTGCGtgcatgtgggttttttttcttttgatttttgtgtgtttttttgaattttaaaatgaaagaatgaaggtgAAATGTCCCTGAAGTGTATTTTAGAATAtgcgtgctaagtggcttcagtcctgtctgagtcttcacgagcccgtggactgtagccggccagggtcctccgtccacgggattgtctgggcaagaacactggagtgggtgtgcatgccctcctccaggggatcttccccacccagggatggaacccgcgtgtCTCACGTCCGCGGaatgggcaggcgggttcttcagcACCGGCTGCACCTGGGAGAGTCTTGTTCAGTGGAGGTCGTGAAGCTCGAGAGAGTCAGAGGTGGCGCTGAGCCGCGCCGCTGACCACCGAGGCCAGGCAGGAACGTAACCCGGCTGTCCCCGTCCACAGTGTCCGACCAGGCGTTTGTGACGCTGGCCACCAACGACGTCTACTGCCAGGGGGCCCTGGTGGTGGGGCAGTCGCTCCGGGAGCACAGGGCCAGCAGGAGGCTGGTGGTGCTGGTCACGCCTCAGGTGTCCAACCCGCTCAGGTAAgactcacacacgcacacccgGCTCTTCCGACCGGGGAAGCTGGGGGAGGTTCTAGGCTGTGGTCCGTGAGCTCGGACCGGCGCACACGTGGGGGGGTCGGACACTTGCGGGTGTTACTAGAGGAAGGGGCTCCGCCGGGCGCGCGGCCGACTTCAGAATCCACGCGTGTGTAGAGTAGCTCCTTGCCTCAAATATGGGGATCCACGTCATGGATTCGTGGACGGGGGGCGTGGGGGACTTGGAGGAGCGACCGTCCCACGAGTCCACATGCGTGCACACTCCTTAAGTTGCGTGACAATCTCCGCGACCCCCGTGGACcgtgacccgccaggctcctctgtccgtgggattctccaggcgaggatactggagtgggtagccatctcctcctccagggcaccttcccaacctCACGATGGAACCGGTGTCTTCTGCAtaagcaggtgggttctttaccgttgAGACACCCGGGAAGCCCACATCGTGAGCTAActgaaagcatttttatttttcttacattttaattgaaatatagctgatagACTGAGGCAAAATCTGACAGACTGGGGTGCGTGGGGCGGGCTGGGGCATGTACCTGAGCTGTTACGTGACAGGAAGATGAACGTTGGAAGGTAAAATCTGATAGAAACTAGGGGGTTCTGAGGCAAATTCTGACAGACTCTCAGGGGTTCTGACATAAAATCTGACACAAACTAAGGggttctgaggtaaaatctgacacATGAggttctgaggtaaaatctgGCAGGACACAGAGGGTTCAGGGGTAGAATCTGACAGAAACATGAACCTTCTGGGGTGAGATCTGACAGAAAGATGAACATTCtaaggtaaaatctgacagaaacggGGGGGTTCTGAGGCAAATTCTGACAGACACTCAGGGGTTCTGacataaaatctgacagaaacgatggggttctgaggtaaaatctgGCAGGACACAGAGGGTTCAGGGGCAGAATCTGACAGAAACATGAACCTTCTGGGGTGAGATCTGACAGAAAGATGAACATTCtaaggtaaaatctgacagaaacggGGGGGTTCTGAGGCAAATTCTGACAGACACTCAGGGGTTCTGACATAAAACCTGACAGAAACGATGGGGTTCTGAGGAAAATCTGACAGGACATAGGGGGTTCAGGGGTAGAATCTGACAGAAACATGAACCTTCTGGGGTCAGATCTGACAGAAAGATGAACATTCtaaggtaaaatctgacagaaacgaTGGGGTTCTGAGGAAAATCTGACAGGACATAGGGGGTTCAGGGGTAGAATCTGACAGAAACATGAACCTTCTGGGGTGAGATCTGACAGAAAGATGAACATTCTAAGGTAAAATCGGACAGAAGCTAGAGATCCCTGTGGTGAAATCTGACATAAAGTAGGGGTTTCTGAGGCAAAAATCTGACAGCCAATAGGAGGATCTGAGATAAAATCCGACAGAAGGAGTTTCTGAGATGAAATCTGGCAGGAAGAAGGACCTTCTGAGGTAAACTTTGACAGAAAGACAGTCTTCCTGAGGTAAAATgcttacagaaaaaaatcagaaaaaattcttgttttttccccccaacttcCTGGTTGGCATTAGttgtaaagaagctgcctgccattGGAGGAGACATAagcaatgtgggtttgatccctgggtttggaagatcccctggaggagaaaatggcaacccactccagtatcttggtggagaatcccatggacagaagagcctggtgggctacagtccatggtgtcgccaagagatggacacgactgagcacgtacATCTGTACAAAGATTTTTATCCCTCCAGAACCTTTTAGAGAAAAACGCTTCAGCATATACTCCCACAAAATGAAATGTGAGCAACAAGGGACAGAATATCTTGCGTGAAACGGTCTCCTGGTCTCCTAGAACTCGGCCTGTCTTTTCCCAGGGTTATCCTCTCAAGGGTGTTTGATGAGGTCATCGAGGTGAACCTAATAGACAGTGCGGACTATGTCCACCTGGCCTTTCTGAAGAGACCTGACCTCGGGATCACCCTCACCAAGCTTCACTGCTGGACGCTCACCCGTTACAGCAAATGCGTCTTCCTGGATGCAGACACACTGGTGAgtgtggaggagggggaggtcCAGATCTTCTGCTTGACGAGGAGCCGCCCACTCAAAGATCATGCCCCTCTCTCCATCAGCAGGCTGCTAGCCCGTGCTGGTGGATCCCCACCTGTTGAgctcctttaatggaccggaacctggtggtccagagtcaaTGATATggaagtaaaggagagaaagaggctgatattccttggtttatgcagaaagccaataaagcccctgacaCGGGGCTTGTTCTGTTCACAAAGCCCTCAGgtgccctctcgatggggtgaaggcacagagcaccttctcaagagggtcttagaagcccgggcaggaaagtgaactcagagggcctctgCGCTCCAGGGAATCAgcccaagagagagagagagagagaaagatgtggggaccagagctctgatggagcaaaggtgttctattcaacattgtgtatgtatttatactgtcttccctggtggctcagaggttaaagactctgcctgcaatgcaggagacccagattcgatccctgggttgggaagatcccctggcgaaggaaatggcaacccactccagtattcttgcctggagaatcccatggacagaggagcctggtaggctacagtccctgggattgcaaagagtcagacacgactgagggacttcatttatactgtcttacacgatagctattttcagcagagataaaatcaaaacttacaaatTATCAAGAAAACATGAGGTCacccatattaaagagagagttATAAATaaccacttttaccatatggttcataagaaGGAAGACGGTACTTACCActgtatagaaaaactaatgaaggaaatgcctggattcctcagcccccggGAGAGGGTCgtctctcctcttaattcctgaattaATAAGGAGCAGAGGATTCCTGACAGATCGAAagcagcacacaggaagcctcctgttaaatgcttcctgacacccACCGGGTAGTGTCCATCTCTACCACCAACATCATTTAGTCAGTCAGCATCGGTTAGAAGACACCCAATAGTGTTGCTGAGAACACTGGGTTAGTTGAAGGCCTGTTCCTTCCCTAGAATGAGTTATTTCATTATGTCATCTGCACAAAGTAAAATATTGGAAAAATACTCTTCTTTGATTGTACCGTGAATTATACGTCCTGGTGGGACTGGAAAGCTGGCTTCTTAAGCTATCGCATCTCCACTGTAGTCGTTTGGGGTAGTGACCCTCGGTGTTGGAGCCGAGGTCACGTACTTTCAGAAACAGCCATTGGAACGTCGAAATGTGAAATGAGATTGGAGTGTTGGAGATCCATTCTGGGTTGTCTTGGTTGTGCAAAGGTGGTCTAGGAAGATGGAGGGGTGGAGAGGAAAATCAGAACAGAGTAATATCTTTTTCCCAAACAGAGCACAATTTATAAAGCCAATAGGTGTGTTGGAGAGGAGTACTGTTAGTGGTCAAGCTCTCGGAGACAGTGGATTATATCATATTGACTTGCAAACCTCTGTGTTTGTGGATTTCCAGTCTCGTAGGTCACGTTTGCTGGATAAAAGAGAACAAATACAATTAAGAGCAATACAGTTAAGAGCATATCATCaatatattagggcttccctggtgactcagacggtaaagagtattcctgcagtgcaggagacccaggttcgatccctggattgggaagatcctctggaggagggcatggcaacccactccagtattcttgcctggagaaccccatggatggaggaacctggtgggccacagtccaagggggctcaaagagttgggcacgacttagtgactgagcaaccacAAGCTTGCAGGCAAATTCCCTTTTGTGATAAACTTGTCCTGGTCTGGATGTTTCCTGGGAGCTAAACAAAGGAATTTTAGCTTAAGGCTCATTCCATTGGAGGCAGGCAGTTCCTGGAGACAAGAGATGGGCCGTTGTGTATCATTTAAGCTCAAGTGCAACATCCCTTTCGtgatatgtgtgctcagtcctgtctgactctctttgaccccatggactgcagcccccaggctcctctgtccatgggattctccaggcaagacgactggagtgggtctccatttccttctctaggggaccttcccaacccaggggatcgaacccacgtctcttgcgtctcctgcattggcatgtcgGTTGTTTCccccgagccacctgggaatccatcTGCTTCATCCCTTTAGTGATGAACTTGTAGCAGAAGCAGTTGAGCATAGAAGTTCAAGTCACAGACACAGATTCAATATGGAGTCAGACTGGTTCTCTCCCGTCACGTCGTACGGGGGGGCCCCACGCTCTGTCTCCCCAGGTGCTGTCCAACATCGATGAGCTGTTCGACAGGAGGGAGTTTTCTGCGGCCCCGGATCCCGGGTGGCCGGATTGCTTCAACAGCGGGGTATTTGTCTTCCAACCCTCGCTGGAGACGCACAGCCTCCTGTTACAGCACGCCACCGACCACGGCAGCTTTGACGGTACGTTGAGGGGCAGCTGGACGTTTGTGGACCGGACTGGGGCTGTGGCCATCCCTTCCTCCCCGCCACCTCGAATCTGTGAATAGCAAGTTAAAGATGGggattgagggacttccctggtggtccggtggctaagaagccaagctcccagtgcagggggcgaaAATTACACCATTCGTTATTCACTTCTTTGGCTATGCTGTAACTCTCTAGGGGCAGACCAAGGCTTGCTGAACAGTTTCTTCAGTAACTGGTCCACCGCCGACATCCAGAAGCACTTGCCCTTCATCTATAACTTGAGCAGCAACACCACGTACACCTACAGTCCTGCTTTTAAACAGTGAGTTTTATAAACAGTTATACTTGATGAAAAAATGTCACACATGTGTCcctttttacacattttaaaaataataggtttTATATGTAGTTTCAGTtagattttcttataaaatatgaaaGGTATAGCTATAACtacaaattttttgaaaatgtagttatatatagagtatatatatttttattaatttttgtattgaaggataactgctttcagatttttattgttttctgtcaaacctcaatatgaattaTGGGcatgagggctttcctggtgactcacacggtaaagaatctgcctgccaatgcagcagacgcacgttcgacccctgggttgggaacatcccctggagaagggaatggcaatccactccagtctccgtgcctggagaatcccatggacagaggagcccggcgggctacagtccatggggtcgcaaagagttggacgctaaataaccagggatggaacccacacttCTTGCATTAGAAGGCAAAATACTAACtcctggaccatcaggaaagtcctagAGTGGGCACAGTGGGCCATACAGAACATAGATCTCTGGAGAGAACATGATATCAAAATTTCATAAGAAAGcaatgaattaagaaaaaaatgttttcaaagctgTGAGGTCGGTGTGAGTGGTGATAAcgataaaaagacaaaaatgaagagGGGAAAATTTTCCGTCTTGCCCAAGATGCCAGTTTTCTGGTCTGCAGCTTTCATTCTCTgctataaaatctattttttaaaaaatccgtCATCGTTTTcggggtgagatgatttgggctACGAAACCACCCACCTTTCTAAGACTCCtgatttattctttctgttgtggGGAGCATCCCAGTGGGTTCTGATTATGTTTCTTGGTCTACAGACATATGAAAGACTGCCAACGCGGGCGGACtataaacaatttttctttttccatgcaCGTCTAAGTGGCCGTCACGAGAGGATCATCCCTGAGCCGTCGAGGTGCATCTTGCTGTGGGTCACGAGTCCTGCGGTGGtcactggctttctttttttttttaactttattaatttttgtctgtGTCTCTTGCTCAGATTTGGCTCCAGCGCGAAGGTGGTCCACTTTCTGGGGTCCTCGAAGCCTTGGGATTACAAGTACAATCCCCAGACGGGCTCCGTTTTGCAGGAGGGCTCCGGGCGGGCCGACCAGCATCAGACGTCCTTCCTTAACCAGTGGTGGGGAATTTACCACCGTAGCATCTTGCCACTTTGTGAAAATATCCGGAACAAGCACCACCAGGCGCCCCCAGCTCACACGGTAAGGTCCTGAAACCCCGGAGTTGAAACCGGGGATTAGAAACAGACAGAAACCGGGGATCAGTTCTCTATGATCTACACTTGGGCATTTTCTTCAAAGGCAGACTCCCCCACGTTTTTGTTGTTGaatctcttctcattttttatttttttttaaaagacagatataggatgtgtgtgagtcgctcagtcgtgtccagctctctgcgaccccgtggactgtagcctggcaggctcctctgtccatgggattttccaagcaaggatactggagtgggttgccatttccttctccaagatatagGCTATTATAAGCAATTACCAagttacattaaaacaaaaaatctgtCAATGTTTCAGAGGCAgattttctatgtaaatttttgttttttatttccaagaAAGGCACTTTCAAAGGGGTACTTGAAGGATGTTGTGTCTTTAACCTATCGGCCACTTTTGTGCTGATCAAATCCATTAAAAATTTGACAACTGTAAATGCGTTTTTGTTTCTAATACACaaatacttattttcttattttaactaTGAGCCTCTTTCTGAGAAGAAGAAGTTGGACTTCAAATTATAACATAGTTTTACGACCTCACAAATAGTTTTCAGTTAAATTAGGGTATTGGCTCTTGGACAGTTCTCCGTTCCAATAAAGTAAATTACATCCCCCCCAAAACACATCAAGTGGTAACCAATTTGCATAATATAATTGTATCAAATACCATGTTATATACCTAaaacttacacaatattatatgttaattatatctcaagacagtttgggggaaaaacaaagaaaaatacaaaaaccttTCCCTTtagaagagaacaaaaaaaatctgtcaaggACTACAGTCATGgaagaaataagattttttaaagttccatttttaaaaatatttatttatttggtcgcACCACGTCTTCGTTGGGGCATGTGGTTATCTAGTTCTCTGCCCGGGGATCAAACCGGAGTCCCCGCTCACGGGAAGCCCAGAGGCTTAATCACTGCACCCCCAGGGAAGTTCAGGAGTAGTTCACCATTTATagacatgtttattttaaaatgagggaaTTAGAAGATATTAAATAATGCTGACGCACACCAGAAAGGAATTAGAGGACGAAAGATGCATTATTTCACCGCAAGAAATAAAGGCCATAGTTGGAGGTTAAGGACCCGCCAAAGCTTTAGATCCTGTACCACTTTCATCTGTATGCATGCCCTGTATTTCATGTAGGAAGATGCTGAAAGAGgcgggcaatttttttttttttggtgcaaaaTCGTGAATGTTTCATGAGCAGAACTGTGGCTGCGGTTTACCGAACTGACGcagaaataatcatttaaattagCCGGCTTCATCAGGAAAAGAGCCACTCATTGATTAAGTGGCTGGAAGTGACTGATTATAGATGTCATTGGAATGGGCATTTTCCAATTGCTGTCCTTGATTGAAGAGGCCGTTGAAGGCGGTGTCTGAAGAGGGCTTTTCAAGTTCTGGAATGGGCAcccatttgatttttgttttaaactataaTGCTGCACGCTCTCCATGCTGGAGTTTCTGCAGTGAATTTCAACAGGCAGACAAAAGACCTTCTAAGGTAAGGTCCCAGGAAATTATATTTCTCGGTTTGTTTTTAACGGGAACATTTACTGGTACAGTGGAGTCCAGTGTCTGCAAATACATGCATTGGGACCTTGAAAAGAATTCACTTTTTAGTGTTTTTACTGCAGTTTTTTTTGGTGGAGCTGGGTGCTACTTTGCAGTCAGAACCAAAACTTTCTTGCAACATCtcaggtagtccagtggttaagaaggtccattcaccttccaacgcagagggcaagggttcgatccctggtcggggaactaagactccCCATGCTGTGCATTGTGGCCGAAAGAttgagcagaagaaaaaaaaaactttctctgACCATTGGAGACAATCAAATAGGAGTTTATTCAGACCTTGTTGCCGATAGCAAAGTGCTGTTCCTTTCTGCCAAGCAGTCTGCttagactgtctttttttttttttaatggagttgctcagttgtgtcagactctttgcgaccccatggactgtagcccaccaggctcctctgtgtgtgggattctccaggcaagaatactggaatgggttgctattcccttctccaagggatcttcccaacccagggttggaacccacgtctcctgcattgcaggcaggttctttactgctgggtACTGGGTTGTGTATGAAGAAAGATAAAGCAGATTCAGGTGGTTCTAAGAAATGAAACGTTGAGAGCCATGTGGGGAGCCTGTGCTGTGGGGTCCTTCTTAGCTAGAGCAATAATGTGAATGTGGATGTTAGTGAGATTTGCAGAAAGGtcaggagtcccttggactgcaaggagatccaaccagtccatcctaaaggagatcagtcctgaatattcattggaaagactgatgctgaagctgaagctctaatcctttggccacttgatgggaagaactgcctcattggaaaaggccctgatgctgggaaagactgaaggcgggaggagaaggggacgacagaggatgagatggttggatggcatcaccgactcgatggacatgagtttgagcaagctctgggagatggtgaaggacagggaggcctggtgtgttgcggtccatggggtcgcagagagtgggacacgactgagcgactgaacaacacggGAAACTTTGCTGAGTGTGAACATTTCTACGCAGGCTCACCTCGGAGGCGTTGGGGTGCCGTGTTCCAGTGCAGCGGCCACGGCGGAGGGGTCGTGTGCGAATCCAGCAGAGGGGCCCAGGCAGGCTTGCCCTGCGGACGCCTCGGAGAGGACCGTGGGGGTGGAGGAAGACATCCCTACCCTGGCAGCGTGCCCTTCCGAAGAGGTCAGTC from Bubalus bubalis isolate 160015118507 breed Murrah chromosome X, NDDB_SH_1, whole genome shotgun sequence encodes the following:
- the GYG2 gene encoding glycogenin-2 isoform X2 codes for the protein MHSLITVFSPSSTQVHPPALRFSPSPSLISPSLLRPSTVHAARTHALSTPRARASSAHRTFPPYDPVSSVASAPGRALAWGPEARANIDFGGGVLQASNSERVGPLETQTTPPLGWAAGARKRGSPPRPGALGRVVPTARCAHTMPVSDQAFVTLATNDVYCQGALVVGQSLREHRASRRLVVLVTPQVSNPLRVILSRVFDEVIEVNLIDSADYVHLAFLKRPDLGITLTKLHCWTLTRYSKCVFLDADTLVLSNIDELFDRREFSAAPDPGWPDCFNSGVFVFQPSLETHSLLLQHATDHGSFDGADQGLLNSFFSNWSTADIQKHLPFIYNLSSNTTYTYSPAFKQFGSSAKVVHFLGSSKPWDYKYNPQTGSVLQEGSGRADQHQTSFLNQWWGIYHRSILPLCENIRNKHHQAPPAHTAHLGGVGVPCSSAAATAEGSCANPAEGPRQACPADASERTVGVEEDIPTLAACPSEETVGWREIETRAEVRHDVLSTPSPQFADLLEIQTSSRRAEKAGGAPPEDVLEPSREPPADVSRDPSPQDALEVDLTISVSQISIEEKLKVLSPEEERRKWEEGRMDYLGKDAFARIQEKLDRFLQ
- the GYG2 gene encoding glycogenin-2 isoform X6 → MHSLITVFSPSSTQVHPPALRFSPSPSLISPSLLRPSTVHAARTHALSTPRARASSAHRTFPPYDPVSSVASAPGRALAWGPEARANIDFGGGVLQASNSERVGPLETQTTPPLGWAAGARKRGSPPRPGALGRVVPTARCAHTMPGKRRTLLAASLRSLVSDQAFVTLATNDVYCQGALVVGQSLREHRASRRLVVLVTPQVSNPLRVILSRVFDEVIEVNLIDSADYVHLAFLKRPDLGITLTKLHCWTLTRYSKCVFLDADTLVLSNIDELFDRREFSAAPDPGWPDCFNSGVFVFQPSLETHSLLLQHATDHGSFDGADQGLLNSFFSNWSTADIQKHLPFIYNLSSNTTYTYSPAFKQFGSSAKVVHFLGSSKPWDYKYNPQTGSVLQEGSGRADQHQTSFLNQWWGIYHRSILPLCENIRNKHHQAPPAHTAHLGGVGVPCSSAAATAEGSCANPAEGPRQACPADASERTVGVEEDIPTLAACPSEEIVFHDRLHYNILNIMPSAIQEILFVQIFEKSWHLLNV
- the GYG2 gene encoding glycogenin-2 isoform X8, producing MPGKRRTLLAASLRSLVSDQAFVTLATNDVYCQGALVVGQSLREHRASRRLVVLVTPQVSNPLRVILSRVFDEVIEVNLIDSADYVHLAFLKRPDLGITLTKLHCWTLTRYSKCVFLDADTLVLSNIDELFDRREFSAAPDPGWPDCFNSGVFVFQPSLETHSLLLQHATDHGSFDGADQGLLNSFFSNWSTADIQKHLPFIYNLSSNTTYTYSPAFKQFGSSAKVVHFLGSSKPWDYKYNPQTGSVLQEGSGRADQHQTSFLNQWWGIYHRSILPLCENIRNKHHQAPPAHTAHLGGVGVPCSSAAATAEGSCANPAEGPRQACPADASERTVGVEEDIPTLAACPSEETVGWREIETRAEVRHDVLSTPSPQFADLLEIQTSSRRAEKAGGAPPEDVLEPSREPPADVSRDPSPQDALEVDLTISVSQISIEEKLKVLSPEEERRKWEEGRMDYLGKDAFARIQEKLDRFLQ
- the GYG2 gene encoding glycogenin-2 isoform X1; translated protein: MHSLITVFSPSSTQVHPPALRFSPSPSLISPSLLRPSTVHAARTHALSTPRARASSAHRTFPPYDPVSSVASAPGRALAWGPEARANIDFGGGVLQASNSERVGPLETQTTPPLGWAAGARKRGSPPRPGALGRVVPTARCAHTMPGKRRTLLAASLRSLVSDQAFVTLATNDVYCQGALVVGQSLREHRASRRLVVLVTPQVSNPLRVILSRVFDEVIEVNLIDSADYVHLAFLKRPDLGITLTKLHCWTLTRYSKCVFLDADTLVLSNIDELFDRREFSAAPDPGWPDCFNSGVFVFQPSLETHSLLLQHATDHGSFDGADQGLLNSFFSNWSTADIQKHLPFIYNLSSNTTYTYSPAFKQFGSSAKVVHFLGSSKPWDYKYNPQTGSVLQEGSGRADQHQTSFLNQWWGIYHRSILPLCENIRNKHHQAPPAHTAHLGGVGVPCSSAAATAEGSCANPAEGPRQACPADASERTVGVEEDIPTLAACPSEETVGWREIETRAEVRHDVLSTPSPQFADLLEIQTSSRRAEKAGGAPPEDVLEPSREPPADVSRDPSPQDALEVDLTISVSQISIEEKLKVLSPEEERRKWEEGRMDYLGKDAFARIQEKLDRFLQ
- the GYG2 gene encoding glycogenin-2 isoform X3; the encoded protein is MHSLITVFSPSSTQVHPPALRFSPSPSLISPSLLRPSTVHAARTHALSTPRARASSAHRTFPPYDPVSSVASAPGRALAWGPEARANIDFGGGVLQASNSERVGPLETQTTPPLGWAAGARKRGSPPRPGALGRVVPTARCAHTMPGKRRTLLAASLRSLVSDQAFVTLATNDVYCQGALVVGQSLREHRASRRLVVLVTPQVSNPLRVILSRVFDEVIEVNLIDSADYVHLAFLKRPDLGITLTKLHCWTLTRYSKCVFLDADTLVLSNIDELFDRREFSAAPDPGWPDCFNSGVFVFQPSLETHSLLLQHATDHGSFDGADQGLLNSFFSNWSTADIQKHLPFIYNLSSNTTYTYSPAFKQFGSSAKVVHFLGSSKPWDYKYNPQTGSVLQEGSGRADQHQTSFLNQWWGIYHRSILPLCENIRNKHHQAPPAHTAHLGGVGVPCSSAAATAEGSCANPAEGPRQACPADASERTVGVEEDIPTLAACPSEERRAEKAGGAPPEDVLEPSREPPADVSRDPSPQDALEVDLTISVSQISIEEKLKVLSPEEERRKWEEGRMDYLGKDAFARIQEKLDRFLQ